A portion of the Oscillatoria salina IIICB1 genome contains these proteins:
- a CDS encoding DUF1257 domain-containing protein: MSHFSTLRTKIADSEILTASLRDLGITVKSEADVRGYNGQRVRADIVAVLDGEYDLGWSRNSDGTFDLIADLWGVAKKHNQTELINSINQKYAVNKTLAEVKQRGLQNANVKLVVQK; this comes from the coding sequence ATGTCTCATTTCAGCACTCTCCGTACTAAGATCGCCGATTCCGAAATCTTGACCGCTTCTCTGCGCGACCTGGGTATTACTGTTAAGAGTGAAGCTGACGTTCGCGGCTACAATGGTCAGCGCGTTCGTGCAGACATCGTTGCTGTTCTCGATGGCGAATATGACCTTGGCTGGTCTCGCAACAGCGATGGCACTTTCGACTTGATCGCCGATCTCTGGGGTGTTGCTAAGAAGCACAACCAAACCGAGTTGATCAACTCGATCAATCAAAAGTATGCCGTTAACAAAACCTTGGCTGAAGTCAAGCAACGCGGTCTGCAAAACGCTAACGTTAAGTTAGTTGTACAAAAGTAA